One part of the Streptomyces lienomycini genome encodes these proteins:
- a CDS encoding lysophospholipid acyltransferase family protein, producing MDPYKGSFKVGETVSTSFRHWVARRHVDAVEGLGHIPAEGPFIVVSNHLSFFDHYLLETVLYGARGRHVYFPAKAANFHHPVKRLVRMSVGCIPLDSDRPDRNALTAMKEVLEGGDVLCTYPEGTRWTGGGLAPFHDGPFYFAVRTGVPVVPVMIHGADRILPKGEVVPHRATARLVFGPRLTAAPRGRTRAAVIADLRTRTRDRMERLGERARTAHGRPDEDAALAVRARAEEIAAAACVRGRGLDRTEQRRIAVLHSLARATAAPRTAAPAPAPVAATA from the coding sequence ATGGACCCGTACAAGGGAAGCTTCAAGGTCGGCGAGACGGTGTCGACGTCGTTCCGCCACTGGGTCGCCCGGCGGCACGTGGACGCGGTGGAGGGCCTCGGGCACATCCCCGCCGAGGGCCCCTTCATCGTGGTCTCCAACCACCTCAGCTTCTTCGACCACTACCTGCTGGAGACCGTCCTCTACGGCGCGCGCGGCCGGCACGTCTACTTCCCGGCCAAGGCGGCGAACTTCCACCACCCCGTCAAACGGCTGGTCCGGATGAGCGTCGGCTGCATCCCCCTCGACAGCGACCGGCCCGACCGCAACGCCCTCACCGCGATGAAGGAGGTCCTGGAGGGCGGCGACGTGCTCTGCACGTACCCGGAGGGCACCCGCTGGACCGGCGGCGGCCTGGCCCCCTTCCACGACGGTCCCTTCTACTTCGCCGTACGCACCGGCGTCCCGGTCGTCCCGGTGATGATCCACGGCGCCGACCGCATCCTGCCCAAGGGCGAGGTCGTACCCCACCGGGCCACCGCACGCCTGGTCTTCGGCCCGCGGCTGACCGCCGCACCCCGCGGACGCACCCGCGCCGCCGTCATCGCCGACCTGCGCACCCGCACCCGGGACCGGATGGAACGGCTCGGCGAACGCGCCCGCACGGCCCACGGCCGGCCGGACGAGGACGCCGCCCTGGCCGTCCGCGCGCGGGCCGAGGAGATCGCCGCCGCCGCCTGCGTACGGGGCCGCGGCCTCGACCGCACCGAACAGCGCCGGATCGCCGTACTGCACAGCCTGGCCCGGGCCACGGCCGCCCCGCGCACCGCCGCCCCCGCTCCCGCGCCCGTCGCGGCGACGGCTTGA
- a CDS encoding SDR family oxidoreductase produces the protein MRRNILITGASSGLGRGMARAFAARGRNLALCARRADLLAEVRAELAAAYPDVRVAVRRLDVRDYEATAAAFRSVREELGGLDRVVVNAGLGAGVSVGTGGFATNRATAETNFVAGLAQCEAAMEIFRERGEGHLVVMSSVSAVRGMPRHLTAYAASKAAVATLADGIRADTVGTRLKVTTLFPGYIRTEMNEDLDRTPFIIDRDKGCELLVRAMDREPARAHVPAWPWAPAGAVLRRLPVALVAKSV, from the coding sequence ATGCGCAGAAACATCCTGATCACCGGAGCGAGTTCGGGTCTCGGCCGCGGCATGGCCCGCGCGTTCGCCGCCCGGGGACGGAACCTGGCCCTGTGCGCCCGCCGCGCCGACCTGCTGGCGGAGGTCCGCGCCGAACTGGCCGCCGCCTACCCGGACGTCCGGGTCGCGGTGCGCCGTCTCGACGTGCGGGACTACGAGGCCACCGCCGCCGCCTTCCGGTCGGTGCGCGAGGAACTCGGCGGCCTGGACCGGGTCGTCGTCAACGCCGGCCTCGGCGCCGGAGTCTCCGTGGGCACGGGCGGCTTCGCGACCAACCGGGCCACCGCCGAGACCAACTTCGTGGCCGGGCTGGCCCAGTGCGAGGCCGCCATGGAGATCTTCCGGGAACGGGGCGAGGGCCACCTCGTGGTGATGTCCTCGGTCAGCGCCGTGCGCGGCATGCCCCGGCACCTCACCGCGTACGCCGCCTCCAAGGCCGCCGTCGCCACCCTCGCCGACGGCATCCGCGCCGACACCGTCGGCACCCGCCTGAAGGTCACCACGCTCTTCCCCGGCTACATCCGCACCGAGATGAACGAGGACCTGGACAGGACGCCGTTCATCATCGACCGGGACAAGGGCTGCGAGCTGCTGGTCCGGGCCATGGACCGCGAACCGGCCAGGGCCCACGTGCCCGCCTGGCCCTGGGCGCCGGCCGGTGCCGTACTGCGCCGCCTTCCCGTCGCCCTCGTAGCGAAGTCGGTGTAG
- a CDS encoding DUF3291 domain-containing protein has protein sequence MSHTLPWSSGPAAGTGSGQVVVMASRLKLKSLVRVPRFFYLSGSVYRQAQRSPGNVGVGLRADPWHKTFWTLSVWEDHKALQAYVRTEPHLSVMTKLKPAMRESLFTSWKQAGGQPPTWEEADRRLIDQEALRDAGPLPG, from the coding sequence ATGAGTCACACCCTTCCCTGGTCCAGCGGGCCGGCGGCCGGGACCGGGAGCGGCCAGGTCGTCGTCATGGCGTCCCGGCTGAAGCTGAAGTCGCTGGTGCGGGTGCCGCGCTTCTTCTACCTGTCCGGGAGCGTCTACCGGCAGGCCCAGCGCTCCCCCGGCAACGTCGGTGTCGGGCTGCGTGCCGACCCGTGGCACAAGACGTTCTGGACGCTGTCGGTCTGGGAGGACCACAAGGCGCTCCAGGCGTACGTCCGCACCGAGCCGCACCTGTCGGTGATGACGAAGCTGAAGCCCGCGATGCGGGAGTCGCTGTTCACCTCGTGGAAGCAGGCCGGAGGGCAGCCGCCGACCTGGGAGGAGGCGGACCGGCGGCTGATCGACCAGGAGGCGCTCAGGGACGCCGGTCCCCTGCCCGGCTGA
- a CDS encoding acyl-CoA carboxylase subunit beta translates to MDGRGLSAGSGRLAELRRIRQQALTGPDPRATERQHARGKLTAHERIALLLDEGSFTEIEGLRRHRATGFGLEAKRPYSDGVITGWGTVNGRTVFVYAHDFRVFGGALGEAHAQKIHKVMDLAASAGAPLVSLNDGAGARIQEGVTALAGYGGIFSRNTRSSGVIPQISVMLGPCAGGAAYSPALTDYVFMVRGTSQMFITGPDVVRAVTGEEISQDGLGGADPHASLSGVAHFVYDDEATCLEEVRYLLSLLPQNNRELPPPGDGTDPDDRLCEALLDLVPEDPSRPYDIRRVIEEITDHGEHFEVQSAWAGSVVCTLARLGGQVVGIVGNQPQTQAGVLDIHASEKAARFVQTCDAFNIPLVTLLDVPGFLPGVDQEHGGIIRHGAKLLYAYCNATVPRIQLILRKAYGGAYIVMDSRSIGSDLSFAWPTNEIAVMGAEGAANVVFRREIAAASDPDAERARLIASYKEELMHPYYAAERGLVDDVIDPRDTRRLLITSLRMLRAKHAEVPDRKHGNPPM, encoded by the coding sequence GTGGACGGGCGCGGGTTGAGCGCGGGCAGCGGCCGGCTGGCCGAACTGCGGCGCATCCGGCAGCAGGCGCTGACCGGGCCCGACCCGAGGGCGACCGAGCGGCAGCACGCCCGCGGCAAGCTGACCGCGCACGAGCGGATCGCGCTGCTGCTGGACGAGGGCTCGTTCACCGAGATCGAGGGCCTGCGCCGGCACCGTGCCACCGGTTTCGGACTGGAGGCGAAGAGGCCGTACTCGGACGGGGTGATCACCGGCTGGGGCACGGTCAACGGCCGCACGGTCTTCGTGTACGCCCACGACTTCCGCGTCTTCGGCGGGGCGCTCGGCGAGGCCCACGCCCAGAAGATCCACAAGGTGATGGACCTCGCCGCGTCCGCCGGGGCACCGCTGGTCAGCCTGAACGACGGTGCGGGCGCCCGCATCCAGGAGGGGGTGACGGCGCTGGCCGGGTACGGCGGCATCTTCAGCCGCAACACCCGCTCCTCGGGCGTCATCCCGCAGATCAGCGTGATGCTCGGCCCGTGCGCGGGCGGCGCCGCCTACTCCCCCGCCCTGACCGACTACGTGTTCATGGTCCGCGGCACCTCCCAGATGTTCATCACCGGGCCGGACGTGGTCCGCGCGGTCACCGGGGAGGAGATCAGCCAGGACGGGCTCGGCGGCGCGGACCCGCACGCCTCGCTCTCGGGCGTCGCCCACTTCGTGTACGACGACGAGGCGACCTGTCTGGAGGAGGTGCGCTACCTGCTGTCGCTGCTGCCGCAGAACAACCGGGAGCTGCCGCCGCCGGGCGACGGCACCGACCCGGACGACCGGCTCTGCGAGGCACTGCTCGACCTGGTGCCCGAGGACCCGTCGCGGCCGTACGACATCCGCCGGGTGATCGAGGAGATCACCGACCACGGGGAGCACTTCGAGGTGCAGTCCGCGTGGGCCGGCAGCGTGGTGTGCACCCTGGCGCGACTGGGCGGGCAGGTCGTCGGCATCGTCGGCAACCAGCCGCAGACCCAGGCCGGGGTCCTGGACATCCACGCCTCGGAGAAGGCCGCGCGGTTCGTGCAGACCTGCGACGCCTTCAACATCCCGCTGGTGACGCTGCTGGACGTGCCGGGCTTCCTGCCCGGGGTCGACCAGGAGCACGGCGGCATCATCCGGCACGGCGCCAAGCTGCTGTACGCGTACTGCAACGCGACCGTGCCGCGGATCCAGCTGATCCTGCGCAAGGCGTACGGCGGGGCGTACATCGTCATGGACTCCCGCTCGATCGGCTCGGACCTGTCCTTCGCCTGGCCCACCAACGAGATCGCGGTGATGGGCGCGGAGGGCGCCGCCAACGTCGTCTTCCGGCGGGAGATCGCCGCCGCGAGCGATCCGGACGCGGAGCGGGCCCGGCTCATCGCCTCCTACAAGGAGGAGTTGATGCACCCGTACTACGCGGCCGAGCGCGGCCTGGTGGACGACGTGATCGACCCGCGGGACACCCGGCGGCTGCTGATCACCTCGCTGCGGATGCTGCGCGCGAAGCACGCCGAGGTGCCCGACCGGAAGCACGGAAACCCGCCGATGTGA
- a CDS encoding SCP2 sterol-binding domain-containing protein, translating to MTAADLRIEAEQSLDQLFDWCCAGSGPPGRPGVFRFVVTTPSGIRTRYVTSTQAGDAVLRDAPGPPNATVLISQADLTRLALGELAGSLAFATDALRIEGDVFLAMAWFDRLRRGPR from the coding sequence ATGACGGCCGCGGACCTGAGGATCGAAGCGGAACAGTCTCTCGACCAGCTCTTCGACTGGTGCTGTGCCGGATCCGGGCCGCCCGGCCGGCCCGGCGTGTTCCGCTTCGTCGTGACGACCCCGTCCGGCATCCGCACGCGCTACGTCACCAGCACCCAGGCGGGCGACGCCGTGCTGCGGGACGCGCCCGGCCCGCCCAACGCCACCGTGCTGATCAGCCAGGCGGACCTGACCCGGCTGGCCCTCGGTGAGCTGGCCGGCTCGCTGGCCTTCGCCACGGACGCGCTGCGCATCGAGGGCGACGTGTTCCTCGCGATGGCCTGGTTCGACCGGCTGAGGAGGGGACCGCGGTGA
- a CDS encoding TOMM precursor leader peptide-binding protein yields MNGALIGFRRHLRAEVVPDDATYLISEHGITAIRAPHLEAVAPLLDGSRDLPALLRDSPEALSAERLTELLTQLADAGFIEYREHLCSEPADPSAEAYWELAGLEGQRTCRRTAATAVELRVVGDLDVGHAVRALSHSGLAVATGPAPEAALTLVVCDDYLAPELAGIDAEHRASGRPWLLAKPSGATVWVGPVLRPGAGACWSCLSHPIRRHRGVESQVGAALGRPGPVPGPVAGISCTVGAGLHMAALEAVKWLAGYQSGQDRLITFDTLTLDSRHHAVRRRPQCRECGDPGLNTERVLAPVVPRSRPKAPGGNGGHRSRPAQQMLDTYRHLVSPVTGVVTGITRVQGGPAFLNSFSSGPNPVSGGPGLTGLLGGLRQINGGKGVTALDAEVSALCEAVERYSGCLLGEEYRVRGRYRDLDGLAVHPDACQLFADDQFDDRDAWNAAHSGFHHVPERFDEDAEVDWTPVWSLTGRRHVLLPTAQLYFATAAERRHPVAGRRFVHADSNGNAAGSSTEDAILQGFLELVERDAVALWWYNRVRRPGVDLHAAADPWTEELIEVHRGLGRQVWALDLTSDLGIPVFAALSRRTDKAAEDIVFGFGAHLDARTALRRALTELNQLLPAVVGARPDGGGYGLDDPELTRWWRGATLGNQPYLRPLPPRAGPLAELSFPTAPDLRDDLDAVTALMRERGLDLLVLDQTRPDVELPVVKVVVPGLRSFWARFAPGRLYDVPVALGWRPEPVARADLNPVPLFV; encoded by the coding sequence ATGAACGGAGCCCTGATCGGCTTCCGGCGCCACCTCCGTGCGGAGGTGGTGCCGGACGACGCCACCTACCTGATCTCCGAGCACGGGATCACCGCCATCAGAGCGCCCCACCTGGAAGCGGTGGCACCGCTCCTGGACGGCAGCCGCGACCTGCCCGCCCTGCTGCGGGACAGCCCCGAGGCGCTGTCCGCCGAGCGCCTGACGGAGCTGCTCACCCAGCTCGCCGACGCCGGGTTCATCGAGTACCGGGAGCACCTGTGCTCCGAGCCGGCCGACCCCAGCGCCGAGGCCTACTGGGAACTCGCCGGCCTGGAGGGGCAGCGCACCTGCCGGCGGACCGCGGCCACCGCGGTGGAACTGCGCGTCGTCGGCGACCTGGACGTCGGCCACGCGGTGCGCGCGCTCAGCCACTCCGGGCTCGCCGTCGCCACCGGACCGGCCCCCGAGGCCGCCCTCACCCTGGTCGTCTGCGACGACTACCTCGCCCCCGAACTCGCCGGCATCGACGCCGAGCACCGGGCGAGCGGCCGGCCGTGGCTGCTCGCCAAGCCGAGCGGCGCCACCGTCTGGGTCGGCCCCGTCCTGCGTCCCGGCGCGGGCGCCTGCTGGTCGTGCCTGTCCCATCCGATCCGCCGGCACCGGGGCGTCGAGTCCCAGGTCGGCGCCGCCCTCGGGCGCCCCGGTCCGGTGCCGGGGCCCGTCGCCGGGATCTCCTGCACCGTGGGCGCCGGACTGCACATGGCCGCCCTGGAGGCCGTCAAGTGGCTGGCCGGCTACCAGTCGGGCCAGGACCGGCTGATCACCTTCGACACCCTGACCCTGGACTCCCGCCACCACGCGGTGCGCCGCCGCCCCCAGTGCCGGGAGTGCGGCGACCCCGGTCTCAACACCGAGCGCGTCCTGGCGCCGGTCGTGCCGCGCTCCCGCCCCAAGGCGCCGGGCGGCAACGGGGGCCACCGCTCCCGCCCCGCCCAGCAGATGCTCGACACGTACCGCCATCTCGTCAGCCCGGTCACCGGGGTCGTCACCGGGATCACCCGGGTCCAGGGCGGCCCCGCCTTCCTCAACAGCTTCAGCTCCGGACCCAACCCGGTCTCCGGCGGCCCCGGACTGACCGGGCTGCTGGGCGGCCTGCGCCAGATCAACGGCGGCAAGGGCGTCACCGCCCTGGACGCCGAGGTCAGCGCGCTGTGCGAGGCCGTCGAGCGCTACTCCGGGTGCCTGCTCGGCGAGGAGTACCGGGTCAGGGGGCGCTACCGGGACCTCGACGGGCTCGCCGTGCACCCGGACGCCTGCCAGCTGTTCGCCGACGACCAGTTCGACGACCGGGACGCGTGGAACGCCGCGCACTCCGGCTTCCACCACGTCCCCGAGCGCTTCGACGAGGACGCGGAGGTCGACTGGACCCCCGTCTGGTCGCTCACCGGCCGGCGTCACGTGCTGCTGCCCACGGCCCAGCTGTACTTCGCCACCGCCGCCGAACGCCGGCACCCCGTGGCGGGCCGCCGGTTCGTGCACGCCGACTCCAACGGCAACGCGGCCGGCAGCAGCACCGAGGACGCGATCCTCCAGGGCTTCCTCGAACTCGTCGAACGCGACGCCGTCGCCCTGTGGTGGTACAACCGCGTCCGGCGGCCCGGCGTCGACCTGCACGCGGCGGCCGACCCCTGGACCGAGGAGCTGATCGAGGTCCACCGGGGGCTGGGCCGCCAGGTGTGGGCGCTCGACCTCACCTCCGACCTCGGCATCCCCGTCTTCGCCGCCCTGTCCCGCCGCACCGACAAGGCGGCCGAGGACATCGTGTTCGGCTTCGGCGCGCACCTCGACGCGCGGACCGCCCTGCGCCGGGCGCTGACCGAACTGAACCAGCTGCTGCCCGCCGTGGTCGGGGCCCGCCCGGACGGCGGCGGGTACGGCCTCGACGACCCCGAGCTGACCCGCTGGTGGCGCGGCGCGACACTCGGGAACCAGCCCTACCTGCGTCCGCTGCCGCCCCGCGCGGGCCCGCTCGCCGAGCTGTCCTTCCCCACCGCCCCCGACCTGCGCGACGACCTCGACGCCGTCACCGCGCTGATGCGGGAACGCGGACTGGACCTGCTCGTCCTCGACCAGACCCGCCCCGACGTCGAACTGCCCGTCGTCAAGGTCGTCGTCCCCGGCCTGCGCTCCTTCTGGGCGCGGTTCGCCCCGGGCCGGCTCTACGACGTCCCGGTCGCCCTGGGCTGGCGGCCGGAGCCCGTGGCACGGGCCGACCTGAATCCCGTGCCGCTCTTCGTGTGA
- a CDS encoding SagB/ThcOx family dehydrogenase has protein sequence MVHATLIDEHDRPEAITTLWSLREDVRVETFEDGDAVELHSRWSDLRVRNPEPGLVETLRRMSLGPVSLDNVSAGRAEGTPRSWQRALLRLQDLVVRSLAFAGSGQLLLSAVPLTHTARFAPEPPPDDALLKLSRFALLRCEGDLFRLESPLSLHRVVLHRPEAQWVVSALARPVTAAKAGDGLPLAASVVREILGYLVGTGMVLVAQTPEGDFDEDRDPVLRTWSVHDMLFHTRSVLGRDDGDYGATFAHAARLAPQPAVKPPPSGPVFALPRPDLDDVLDRDPRFTSVLEGRRSGREYGPALDLSTLGEFLYRTARVRSLGTVGSGETAYPATDRPYPTGGAVYDLELYLTVRDCPELPTGIYHYDPQGHRLVLVDDAPAAVGTLSRGAMAAAALSAPPPVLITLTSRFQRLSWKYSGLTYSLVLKHVGALVQTFYLVGTAMGLAGCAVCSEDITAFTGALGLDWRTESPVGSFVLGPAPAGRNGSGPPLGADRVGVNSPDWGARSAPARRG, from the coding sequence GTGGTGCATGCCACCCTCATCGACGAGCACGATCGTCCGGAAGCGATCACGACCCTGTGGTCCCTGCGCGAGGACGTCCGTGTCGAGACGTTCGAGGACGGCGATGCGGTCGAACTCCACAGCCGCTGGTCCGACCTGAGAGTGCGCAACCCCGAGCCGGGGCTCGTCGAGACGCTGCGCCGCATGAGCCTCGGCCCGGTCAGCCTGGACAACGTCTCCGCCGGCCGTGCCGAGGGCACCCCCCGGTCCTGGCAGCGCGCCCTGCTGCGGCTCCAGGACCTGGTGGTGCGCTCGCTGGCGTTCGCCGGCAGCGGGCAACTGCTGCTGTCGGCCGTGCCGCTCACCCACACCGCCCGCTTCGCCCCCGAGCCGCCGCCGGACGACGCCCTGCTGAAGCTCTCCCGGTTCGCGCTGCTGCGGTGCGAGGGGGACCTCTTCAGGCTGGAGTCGCCGCTGTCCCTGCACCGGGTGGTGCTGCACCGTCCCGAGGCCCAGTGGGTGGTCTCCGCCCTCGCCCGGCCGGTCACCGCGGCGAAGGCCGGCGACGGACTGCCGCTGGCCGCCTCCGTGGTGCGGGAGATCCTCGGCTACCTCGTCGGCACCGGCATGGTGCTGGTGGCCCAGACCCCGGAGGGCGACTTCGACGAGGACCGGGACCCCGTGCTGCGGACCTGGTCCGTCCACGACATGCTCTTCCACACCCGTTCCGTGCTCGGCCGCGACGACGGCGACTACGGGGCGACCTTCGCGCACGCCGCCCGGCTCGCCCCGCAGCCCGCCGTCAAACCCCCGCCGTCCGGGCCGGTGTTCGCGCTGCCCAGGCCCGACCTGGACGACGTGCTCGACCGGGACCCCCGGTTCACCAGCGTGCTGGAGGGACGGCGGTCCGGGCGCGAGTACGGACCGGCGCTGGACCTGAGCACGCTCGGCGAGTTCCTCTACCGCACCGCCCGGGTCCGCTCCCTGGGCACGGTCGGCTCCGGCGAGACCGCCTACCCGGCCACCGACCGGCCGTACCCGACCGGCGGGGCCGTATACGATCTGGAGCTCTACCTGACCGTGCGGGACTGTCCGGAACTGCCCACCGGCATCTACCACTACGACCCGCAGGGCCACCGCCTGGTCCTGGTCGACGACGCCCCCGCGGCGGTCGGGACGCTGTCCCGGGGCGCCATGGCCGCCGCCGCGCTGTCCGCGCCGCCGCCGGTGCTGATCACGCTGACCTCCCGCTTCCAGCGGCTGTCGTGGAAGTACAGCGGACTGACGTACTCCCTGGTGCTCAAGCACGTGGGGGCGCTCGTCCAGACGTTCTACCTGGTGGGCACGGCCATGGGGCTGGCGGGCTGCGCGGTGTGCAGCGAGGACATCACCGCGTTCACCGGGGCGCTCGGCCTGGACTGGCGCACCGAGTCCCCGGTGGGCTCCTTCGTGCTCGGCCCCGCGCCGGCCGGCCGGAACGGCTCGGGACCCCCGCTCGGAGCGGACCGGGTCGGCGTCAACAGCCCTGACTGGGGCGCGCGTTCGGCGCCGGCGCGGCGTGGCTGA